Proteins encoded within one genomic window of Ranitomeya variabilis isolate aRanVar5 chromosome 4, aRanVar5.hap1, whole genome shotgun sequence:
- the PGS1 gene encoding CDP-diacylglycerol--glycerol-3-phosphate 3-phosphatidyltransferase, mitochondrial — protein sequence MAAPAVLWRRIRGPGLLALLARLCDRNRDRAGRTPLFLLAPLVAPSVPPAKTRHPPLGCVCPRGAHRFQWVGNLVPEFGISGSSVRILTSPAEFYQVMKSQMKTAKKRITMASLYLGTGVLEQELVDCIEETLHKTDRTDLQVSILLDYTRGSRGKKNSRTMLLPLLRKYPDRVRVSLFHTPNLRGLLRLLAPERFNETIGLQHMKIYLFDDNVILSGANLSDSYFTNRQDRYILLQDCSEMADFFDELVAAVGDVSLQLEPDDTIHVEEGMEHPYEGDKAKYCEAAKNRVMNVIETARHKQCELHSASFQSQEPTTETADTWVYPLIQMKPFGIQIDELVTETLLTEAERGDQLHLTSGYFNLTQGYMDLVLGTRADYNILLASPEVNGFFGAKGIAGAIPAAYVHIEHQFYNEVCRQGQRLRVRLREYFRDQWTFHAKGLWLYPAGKNMPCLTLIGSPNFGYRSVHRDLEAQIALVTENKDLQRQLHQEQQHLYKRSADVTPDTFLHPSRYVKLWVKLVTPLIKNFF from the exons gACACCTTTGTTCCTTCTGGCCCCACTCGTGGCTCCCTCTGTCCCACCAGCCAAGACACGGCACCCCCCTTTAGGTTGCGTTTGTCCACGGGGAGCCCATCGCTTTCAATGGGTGGGGAACCTGGTGCCGGAATTTGGGATCTCAGGCTCGAGTGTGAGGATTCTCACCAGCCCGGCCGAGTTCTACCAGGTGATGAAA TCTCAGATGAAAACTGCTAAGAAGCGAATCACGATGGCGTCTCTATACCTGGGCACAGGAGTTCTGGAGCAAGAACTG GTGGACTGCATAGAAGAAACCCTGCACAAAACGGACCGGACTGACCTCCAAGTGTCCATTCTGCTGGACTACACCAGAGGATCGCGAG GAAAAAAGAATTCTCGCACCATGTTACTCCCTTTGCTGCGGAAATACCCGGACCGGGTACGTGTGTCCCTATTTCACACCCCAAACCTTCGAGGACTCCTGCGTCTGTTGGCACCAGAGAGGTTCAACGAGACAATCGGTCTGCAGCACATGAAGATCTATCTGTTTGATGACAATGTCATCCTTAGTGG AGCAAACCTGAGCGACTCCTATTTCACCAATCGCCAGGACAGATATATTCTACTGCAGGACTGCTCAGAAATGGCGGATTTCTTCGATGAGTTGGTGGCGGCTGTCGGAGACGTTTCCCTGCAGCTGGAGCCGGATGATACGATTCATGTAGAAGAAGGAATGGAGCACCCGTATGAAG GTGACAAAGCCAAATACTGTGAAGCCGCCAAGAACAGAGTGATGAACGTGATAGAGACGGCACGACACAAGCAGTGTGAGCTGCACAGCGCCAGCTTCCAGAGCCAGGAGCCCACCACAGAGACGGCGGATACATGGGTTTACCCGCTGATACAAATGAAGCCATTTGGGATCCAGATAGACGAGCTGGTGACAGAGACTTTACTGACAGAGGCGGAGCGCGGAGACCAGCTGCATCTGACCTCGGGGTACTTCAACCTGACGCAGGGTTACATGGACCTGGTGCTGGGCACGAGGGCCGACTACAACATTCTCCTGGCCTCACCTGAAGTCAATGGCTTCTTTGGAGCAAAGGGCATCGCAGGTGCCATACCGGCGGCCTATGTGCACATAGAACATCAGTTTTATAACGAGGTCTGCAGACAAGGGCAGCGGCTGAGGGTCCGGCTGCGGGAATACTTCAGAGACCAGTGGACGTTTCACGCCAAAG gtctgtggctgtacCCAGCGGGAAAAAACATGCCGTGTCTTACACTCATTGGCTCTCCGAACTTCGGGTACAGATCTGTTCACCGGGATTTGGAAGCACAAATCGCCCTAGTGACCGAAAACAAAGACTTGCAGCGGCAGCTCCATCAG GAGCAGCAGCATTTGTACAAGCGATCGGCTGACGTGACCCCCGATACCTTCCTGCATCCCAGCCGATATGTGAAGCTTTGGGTGAAGCTGGTGACGCCTCTGATCAAGaatttcttctga